The Palaemon carinicauda isolate YSFRI2023 chromosome 38, ASM3689809v2, whole genome shotgun sequence genomic interval caaggcacctcccccaatttttgcgggtagccgacatcaacaaatgaaacaaaacaaaaaggggacctctactgtctacgttcctcccagcctgacaagggactcaaccgagttcagctggtactgctagggtgccacagcccaccctcccccgttatccaccacagatgaagcttcataatgctaagtcccctactgctgctacctccacggtcatctaaggcaccggaggaagcagcagggcctaccggaactgctctTTGTTGACATCTCgaaggattatatacaggagagggggttcccagccccatcgtcccgtcccttttattcgcctcttacgacacgcagggataacgtatagtatgaaaaataataggcTAAGACCACGACcttggggaacaccagatatcacattcctataatcaatacagtgcccatcaacaaatactctttgCAATCCTTAAAAATGTAATTATGATGCCAAGAAATgactcatgattaacacaatcaaaggcagcactaaaataaatgcCAACCATACAAACTTCTTgatcaaaatcaagggatttctgtaattGTGAGAAAGGTATTGCATGCTCCAAAACATTTGCAAAAGATAAAATGCTAATTAGGGagcaaatgattaccttcagcatacctaattATACATTTTGCCAGAAGTTTAAAAGCCTaagaaaatatgggagttatggaaattggatggtaGTCAAgaaggctagagctaccacaaacatttacccaatagagtagcattaccaattttccaacaagttgAAATAGAACCTCTTCTTCCCAACTTAtgaaaaatagcagataacttacagaaaacaaaggaaaaataccattagggtctacacttTCATAAGCATCAAAGCCCATCAAGTTTCAATTTCACAAtgtgaaaagctaaactagttagtttagtctcaggggaaaaaaaaatgaatatcaactttctcattactctgctcactGTCACACATCAGCCAAAATTGTTGTCTTTTCCTTTGAATACCAAGtgagagtcatctggtttaagcaaaggattAACTGTTGTCTATAGTGTATAgacaacaccaaagagtgcagatttgagggtagcccaccattATGTTCAGCTTACAGACAGTACATTTGGTCAATTTGGTAAAGATACATCTTCCATTGGTTGTTAAAAGTGTAACCTGAGAAAATCACTGGTTTTCCTATGATTTGGTGCCCTCTTAAACAATTAATTCAATTTGCAGTCAATACTATTATAATGATTCTAAATCCATTTTTACATGATACTCATCAAACGTTAAACAGGAGTTTAACGGTCACCAAGTTTGGATAAAATTTCTTGTGCTTTTCAAAAGTGCACCATGCCAGCATTTCTTACCAAGCTAGTTGCTTGGGGAAATCAGTCTTATGATATTGCTTCATAAAATGGCCCAACTTCTTTAACTTATAGGACAAGATATTAATGTAGTCGTAAAAATATATGCTTATACAGGTCCCTTGAAGAGATGAGGGTAGTATGAGTAGCAGCTGGAATTTTATATTTGCGCGTTATGAATTCTACATGTATCGACACTGCACTACTGTTTGGAATGATTCTTCTGCATTTGTCTTTCATATAGTCAACATATACACTACACAAATGAAAGCTTCATAGCAGGGAAATTGAATTTATAgcaagtaataacagaaaaatattgCAATGTCCAAAAGTGTTCTGAGTGTGATATTCAAAGTCAGTATCAGCCACAAATCTCAATGGCTTAAAGTTGTGTGTTTATATTCTGatatttgaaattttcatcttaAGGTTTTATGTTTTTGTATTAGGAAGCAATTTTCTTTACTTAAGGCATAatcaatgtatatacagtaaacggattttgagcgaagcgaaaaatctatttttgggtgaggtagccatgtcgtcctgatggaagttgctactaagaaggaaattccatcaggacgacatggcctgagccccaaaaatgtTGTTTAGTACATACTACTGTAAACAAGTTAAAGGTCTGAGTATAGTACTTTAAGGACAGATTGTTGGGGCcaacatatttctttaaaaaactctTAGAGATATTTTCCTTACTGAACTGCAACACTGGCCTATCCATTTCAAGGAAAATCTGCATTAAGTGGACTTGTATCACCAAAGCTTTATCTTGCCCTTCATTTATTGGCGAATTGCCAAAGTTTCATTGCCAAATATGTTTGCATAGACTAGGCTAGGTTTTGGTTAGCACAACTTAAAATATACCCAGAATAACTCCTGGAATTCTAGCAATTTTGATTAATTAGGGCAGATAAAGAGATGTCTAAGATTTTATATTGAACATTTCTGGGAATCGCGTTGTTGCATAAAGGGCAACGCTGAAACTGTCAAACCTAGAAAACTTAGAATGCATCCAAGATCATGTTGAAAGCTAGATACCATACAGTATAGGCAAATCATTGCGTAAATCCTCTATTACAATAATCATCTCATGTGTTGTACAAATAGCAACATTGGACGACGACAAATAACAACATTGGATCATCTTACAACTTACTCAGAATCTAGTAATTGCAGGGTACTGTACTGTATACGTCAAATACCAATTCACTAAATAATTTACATTCTCTGAAAAGttatgcaataaaaagaaaacttttccatgaaagaaaaaaaaatgtcaaatctgGGTAAAAGGACCAAAATAATGTCCAGTGTTTTTGGTGCATAAACACAGAGATACCTTTTATGGAAAACATATCCCACCACACTAATTCAATGgtaataactattatatatattgatgcaaCCAGCATGACAGGTTTAAAATTATTTCctaatatttatcaaataaattaagCTGTTAAATAATACATTTAAACTGGTAGTCTCTTCTATTCTACTTACCTTAAAATTCTATCTCTTTCAGCACGTTCCCGATCGATCTCTCGAGCCCGTTCAATTTGAAGAATTTCTTCCTGGTGGTGGCTTAGAAGGCCTGCGTATGCATGATGTGGAATAGGAGGCACTGGACCTAGCTTCCACACATCATGTGAAAGAGGAGGATATAATCCAGGAGGAATAGGTTGTTGAAGACCATGTGGTAAATGCATGCCAGCTGGCACTCCTGCTGTTGCAGCAGGATGATGAGCTGAATAAGACAAATTTGGGGGTAATCCATGTGGTAATGATACAGGAGGCTGGCCATGTGCTCCATGATGgctaggagcatgtgatgcccctgaACCTGGAGCTGCTCCTGAAGCTGCATGGTGAGGGGGTGGCACCCCCGGGTAATGTTGTGACATACTGGTATGTTGCACCGAATGAATATGTCGTACAGTGTGTTCAGACTGGGATAAGAGAGATGGATCTCTGTACACACGAATAGGTTCCTTACGATCAAATAAGAGTGCTGGTTGTGAAGGTTTAATCTGACCTGGAGTTATAGGAGTTGGTGTATTGGGCTTTACTTCAGCTGAAGACGATCTGTCATCACTAAGCACAGACGAGCGTGATACAGAACGCTCAGTTACACTCACACCAGAGTCACTAGAGCCGTCACAATGATCCATCCTGGAGGCTGCTGATGCAGTGGTAAGCTGCTGAGACTGATGCTGCTGTATTTGCTGATGATGTTGGTAATGATGATGACTGGCCGGCTGAAGCTGGTGATGAAGGGATGTGTTAGGTGCCCCGTCATGGTGATGCGGGGCAGGATGGGCAGGATCAGGGTTGGCGGGCTGGAGGTGGGCAGGACTGCGCACCACTGCCGTGATGCTGACCGAGGGTGGCGAAGCCACACGGGTGTTGCAAGTGGGCCCTGGCCCGCTTGTAGCTGTGATGGTAACTGCCCGCCCGCTCACCACGCCCGCCACCTCGGCACAACCACGACTGTTGCTATGACTATCACTATTACTACCACTAAAGCAGCCTGCAACACTACTATTGCTAATGTTCAGTTTGCTGTTCTCCAGAGGCTTTGAAATTCCAATGACATGAGATGCACTAACAATGGCACTTGTCGTGCCCGTCACTACAGATACACTGTTTACACTGTTTACACTTGTTGTAGTTGTCACTATACTAACTGTATCAACTGAGCCACACACAGCAGCAGTGCTGCTCACAACATTGTTAACATTTTGGCCCCCTTTGCCACTCTCTATGCTTGAATCATAATTGCTAGCAATTACACTTAAACTATTATCAATTGTTCGTATAACACTAGTAGCTATTTGCTCATGATCCTGACTAACACTATCTTTGTTCACTATGGCTGTTGTAGTTATTAAAGAATCACTGACTGAACTACTAGAAGGTGCACAAGTGCACAAAGTGTCTAAAGGTAATTGGGTAGAGGGTAATATTTCCAACTGTGGAGTCAAATCCAACGTTGGCTTCTTTGTTAAATCTTTATCAGATTCACAGCAATTTTCACTTTCAGACTCGTCTTTTAGGGAAGCTACAATTAAATCCACAGAGGTTTCTAACTTACGTTTCAGTTCGTCATCCGGCCCTTCATCAGATGATATCAAGGAGTCTGATAACAAGTTTCTAGTGATGCTCTGGGGTTTACTTGAAACACATTCATTCAGAGATGGCTGAGATAAGCTTTCTTGATCTGATGGACTACTAACATTTATGATAGGTTTACATAAAGAATCCTCTGTTTCCAATTCACAAACAGATGACTTCAAAACGGTTGATGACAATGGCTCTTCCTGTATGATAGGAGACTCTTTGAACAGAGGTGAATCTTTAACATCTGATGCTGATTCCGTTCTTATGGTAGCAGGATTAGCGATGGTCCTTCGGTTTGATGACTCGTTTGTAATGGACTTTTTGTCGTCTATGGCAGTTCTAGTTGTTGGTGTTCTGGAAGGTTGTTCACTTTCAGGTGTTTTGCTGTTCTTAATTATTCTATCTGATATTTCAGTCTTACTTAATGAAACAGGA includes:
- the LOC137630028 gene encoding serine-rich adhesin for platelets-like; protein product: MNGKESRERGLSNHLTFKFSLSSIILIFGPSRISAVTPFANISLDNSILFLDRTNHTQLFDGKVVMVISIASVPNVLGGDGLGGTREPPYTCCDCRCLIAVLPGKCALVGVRWKKRCQGSITSETSSGDEDSQQQPHRSVRERRSIHHTPEAVSRILTRLEKQQQQHSIEDTSSGSSSSGNSTPDHRPVRRPHRNSKVQNLINPGHLEAKISIGGSTDTDTSVGNNSKSDTNYSGSSSGSNSASSTSTSSSSTPEPELPSRPPSRRVAAAAALRHQKPSSHRLRGNKRSKNTGTHRTRQRWRSVSPVTSAGSPAEINHSRPATAHYATKTKNNDENVNSVANCEDISTKSQKRKYNSPNRLANKNHNCNSNRDILRNKKDPLVEKIPQHCRNNESRKEAPTHVSDSESAEDPIVVVYEKTNFKNRITNNKKNPVDCRTPSTRSSSLNAAKSVSSSKSLTPVSLSKTEISDRIIKNSKTPESEQPSRTPTTRTAIDDKKSITNESSNRRTIANPATIRTESASDVKDSPLFKESPIIQEEPLSSTVLKSSVCELETEDSLCKPIINVSSPSDQESLSQPSLNECVSSKPQSITRNLLSDSLISSDEGPDDELKRKLETSVDLIVASLKDESESENCCESDKDLTKKPTLDLTPQLEILPSTQLPLDTLCTCAPSSSSVSDSLITTTAIVNKDSVSQDHEQIATSVIRTIDNSLSVIASNYDSSIESGKGGQNVNNVVSSTAAVCGSVDTVSIVTTTTSVNSVNSVSVVTGTTSAIVSASHVIGISKPLENSKLNISNSSVAGCFSGSNSDSHSNSRGCAEVAGVVSGRAVTITATSGPGPTCNTRVASPPSVSITAVVRSPAHLQPANPDPAHPAPHHHDGAPNTSLHHQLQPASHHHYQHHQQIQQHQSQQLTTASAASRMDHCDGSSDSGVSVTERSVSRSSVLSDDRSSSAEVKPNTPTPITPGQIKPSQPALLFDRKEPIRVYRDPSLLSQSEHTVRHIHSVQHTSMSQHYPGVPPPHHAASGAAPGSGASHAPSHHGAHGQPPVSLPHGLPPNLSYSAHHPAATAGVPAGMHLPHGLQQPIPPGLYPPLSHDVWKLGPVPPIPHHAYAGLLSHHQEEILQIERAREIDRERAERDRILRERREAEAREKERAAKEKMERDKIERERREREERDRREKERRDREEKERQQYQVDQHFNKSFRLAQQKVNLM